A genomic segment from Thermotoga neapolitana DSM 4359 encodes:
- a CDS encoding beta-galactosidase: protein MINPKLPVIWYGGDYYPEQWDEETFERDIKMFKEAGINVVTLGVFSWTLMQPDENTYDFSFFEKVMDRLYREGIYVCLATPTSAPPHWMTQKYPEILLTDVNGVKREKGGRQNFCPNSEKYRYFARNIAEKLAEHFKDHPALVLWHVNNEYLNYCYCDTCRAKFQNWLKEKYGTLDELNRRWNTRFWSQTFTSWEEIPVPTTRSVLFWRKDRYQSVLPELFLDYRRFMTQSMLECFLEEYRAIKKHTPNVPVTTNLIAATFKEWNYFEWAKHMDVAAWDNYPGYREDFSVISLRHSLIRGLKEGQPFVLMEQSPSQACWRWYNPQKRPGEMRLWSYHALAHGAETLMFFQLRQSRGGVEKFHGAVITHVDSTRTRVFQEVKRVGEEIKSLSDILDTRVVSQTALLFDWESWWAMEDTLTPNIDFKYLNEAEKYFKALVKTGLGVDVVGKDQNFEGYRIIVAPALYMVGEELAQKLKDYVSNGGILILTTMSGIVDEDDQVVLGGYPGYLRDLMGGCVEEIDALPPEEKNEILMFGKRYECSLVFDYIKTTTAEVLGRFGRDYYMNEPAVLRNRYGGGWVYYVGSSASFDLVWDLVKFIEREHDLRAEITPPDGVEVIKKVKGEKTFYFLFNHSHEPQIVDLPEGMFRDLIKGNSYEKKARLQPLDVLILLKE, encoded by the coding sequence GTGATCAATCCAAAACTTCCTGTGATCTGGTACGGTGGGGACTATTACCCAGAGCAGTGGGATGAGGAAACCTTTGAAAGAGACATCAAGATGTTCAAAGAAGCAGGGATCAACGTGGTAACACTCGGTGTCTTTTCATGGACTCTGATGCAACCGGATGAGAACACCTACGATTTTTCGTTTTTCGAGAAGGTGATGGATCGTCTTTACAGAGAGGGCATCTACGTCTGTCTTGCGACTCCCACATCCGCTCCTCCTCACTGGATGACGCAGAAGTACCCGGAAATACTCCTCACAGACGTGAACGGTGTGAAAAGAGAAAAAGGTGGCAGACAGAACTTCTGTCCAAACAGCGAAAAGTACAGATATTTTGCAAGAAATATCGCAGAAAAACTCGCAGAACACTTCAAGGATCATCCCGCACTTGTTCTGTGGCACGTGAACAACGAATACCTGAACTACTGTTACTGCGACACGTGCAGGGCAAAGTTCCAGAACTGGCTGAAGGAAAAGTACGGTACCCTCGATGAACTGAATAGAAGGTGGAACACGAGGTTCTGGTCGCAGACGTTTACGAGCTGGGAGGAAATCCCCGTTCCAACAACAAGGAGCGTTCTTTTCTGGAGAAAAGATAGGTACCAATCCGTTCTTCCAGAACTGTTCCTCGACTACAGACGGTTCATGACGCAGAGCATGCTCGAATGTTTCCTTGAAGAATACCGGGCCATAAAGAAACACACCCCGAACGTTCCGGTCACGACGAACCTGATCGCAGCCACGTTCAAAGAGTGGAACTACTTCGAATGGGCAAAACACATGGACGTTGCAGCGTGGGATAACTACCCCGGATACAGAGAGGATTTCTCTGTGATCTCGTTGAGACATTCTCTGATACGAGGGTTGAAAGAAGGTCAGCCCTTTGTTCTAATGGAACAGTCTCCTTCCCAGGCGTGCTGGAGATGGTACAATCCCCAGAAAAGACCTGGTGAGATGAGACTCTGGAGTTATCACGCTCTCGCTCATGGAGCCGAAACTCTCATGTTCTTTCAGTTGAGACAGTCGAGGGGTGGTGTGGAGAAGTTCCACGGGGCCGTCATCACACACGTTGACAGCACCAGGACGAGGGTGTTTCAGGAAGTGAAGAGAGTGGGAGAAGAGATAAAGTCCCTATCGGATATTCTCGACACAAGAGTAGTCTCACAGACTGCCCTTCTGTTCGACTGGGAAAGCTGGTGGGCGATGGAAGACACCCTGACACCGAACATAGACTTCAAGTACCTGAACGAAGCAGAAAAGTATTTCAAGGCACTTGTGAAAACCGGTCTTGGAGTCGATGTTGTTGGTAAAGATCAGAATTTTGAGGGATACAGGATCATCGTTGCTCCGGCGCTTTACATGGTGGGCGAAGAACTTGCACAGAAGCTGAAAGATTACGTCTCGAACGGGGGAATCTTGATCCTCACAACAATGAGCGGTATTGTCGATGAAGACGATCAGGTTGTTCTGGGAGGTTATCCAGGTTATCTTCGCGATCTTATGGGGGGCTGTGTGGAAGAAATAGATGCTTTGCCACCTGAGGAGAAAAACGAAATCTTGATGTTTGGCAAAAGGTACGAGTGTAGTTTGGTGTTTGACTACATAAAAACCACCACTGCGGAAGTGCTCGGAAGATTTGGAAGGGACTATTACATGAACGAACCTGCCGTGTTGAGAAACAGATACGGTGGTGGATGGGTTTACTACGTAGGTTCTTCCGCGTCTTTCGATCTTGTATGGGATCTCGTGAAGTTCATAGAGAGAGAACACGATCTCAGAGCAGAGATCACACCGCCAGATGGTGTAGAGGTGATAAAGAAAGTCAAAGGAGAGAAGACCTTCTACTTTCTCTTCAATCACTCTCATGAACCGCAGATCGTTGACTTGCCGGAAGGAATGTTCAGGGATCTGATCAAAGGAAATTCGTATGAAAAAAAGGCGAGGCTGCAACCGCTCGATGTCTTGATCCTTCTGAAAGAGTGA
- the yicI gene encoding alpha-xylosidase, whose amino-acid sequence MRFMEGLWRLREGVQVFSAKQIYEYFRDGKKLVLHVPFQRVVSRGQTLQGPVFEIELSSPFENVIRVQFRHFKGVQQGLHFETYQDESFVPEIVETNDGLIFSSGKTKAVVKKDPFSIEFFYEDRFLTRSTPGYAIAPEGRFCFERLHLSVGECVYGLGERFSPFVKNGQRVIMWNEDAGTISDMTYKNIPFYVSNRKYGVFVNDPGKVDFEIATEHVEKVQFSVKGETLDYFVIAGEDLKEVLERYTLLTGRPELPPAWSFGLWLTTSFTTQYDEKTVMEFVEGMKERDIPLSVFHFDCFWMKEFHWVDFEWNRENFPDPEGLLKRLKEKGLKVCVWINPYVSQFSSLFDEGKKKGYFLKKSNGDVWQTDDWQPGMAIVDFTNPEARKWFASKLEKLIDMGVDCFKTDFGERIPTDVVYHDGSDPEKMHNYYTYLYNKTVFETIERKLGKRNAVVFARSATAGSQKFPVHWGGDCLASYESMAETLRGGLSLSLCGFGFWSHDIGGFEDITTADLYKRWVAFGLLSSHSRLHGNSMYKVPWNFDEEAVEVLRFFTKLKCRLMPYIFSCAVEAHKKGIPVMRPMILEFPDDPTCSYLDKQYMLGESLLVAPIFSETGEVTYYLPDGIWTHLLTGERVEGGRWRTERYDYFGLPLFVRPNTILPTGNTDNRPDYDYADGVTLNVFEISSKTANVYNTSGDLELSVKVERKENEIHVEVLRNSGKPWKLFFWNERVENFEGAEIEETEKGTAVILRSQKAILEAK is encoded by the coding sequence ATGCGGTTCATGGAGGGACTCTGGAGATTGAGGGAAGGGGTTCAGGTGTTCAGTGCGAAGCAGATATATGAATACTTCCGCGATGGAAAAAAACTTGTTCTTCACGTACCGTTCCAGAGAGTGGTGAGTCGCGGACAAACCCTTCAGGGCCCGGTTTTCGAGATCGAACTTTCCTCGCCGTTTGAAAACGTGATAAGGGTACAATTCAGGCATTTCAAAGGTGTTCAGCAGGGACTTCACTTTGAAACGTATCAGGACGAAAGTTTCGTTCCAGAGATCGTCGAAACAAACGACGGTTTGATCTTTTCCTCGGGGAAAACAAAGGCCGTTGTGAAGAAAGACCCCTTCAGCATTGAGTTCTTCTACGAGGATCGATTCCTCACAAGATCGACCCCCGGATACGCAATCGCCCCGGAAGGAAGGTTCTGTTTTGAGAGGCTCCACCTGAGCGTTGGAGAGTGTGTGTACGGCCTTGGAGAAAGGTTTTCTCCGTTTGTGAAGAATGGACAGAGGGTCATCATGTGGAACGAAGACGCAGGGACGATCTCCGATATGACGTACAAGAACATCCCCTTCTACGTGAGTAACAGAAAGTACGGGGTCTTCGTGAACGATCCCGGAAAGGTGGATTTCGAGATAGCAACAGAACATGTGGAAAAGGTTCAGTTCAGTGTGAAAGGAGAAACGCTGGATTACTTCGTCATTGCGGGAGAAGATCTGAAAGAAGTTCTGGAACGTTACACACTCCTCACGGGAAGACCTGAACTTCCACCTGCCTGGAGTTTTGGACTCTGGCTCACAACGTCCTTCACCACACAGTACGATGAGAAAACGGTGATGGAGTTCGTAGAGGGAATGAAAGAGAGGGATATCCCTCTCAGCGTTTTTCACTTCGACTGTTTCTGGATGAAGGAATTTCACTGGGTTGATTTCGAATGGAACAGGGAAAACTTTCCGGATCCAGAAGGCCTTTTGAAACGGCTGAAAGAAAAAGGCCTGAAGGTCTGTGTCTGGATAAACCCCTATGTATCGCAGTTCTCCAGTCTCTTTGACGAAGGAAAGAAAAAGGGCTACTTCCTGAAAAAATCAAACGGAGATGTTTGGCAAACGGACGACTGGCAACCGGGCATGGCGATCGTTGATTTCACGAATCCAGAAGCCAGAAAGTGGTTCGCTTCGAAACTGGAGAAATTGATAGATATGGGAGTTGACTGCTTTAAGACGGACTTTGGAGAGAGAATACCCACGGATGTGGTCTATCACGACGGATCCGATCCTGAGAAGATGCACAACTACTACACCTACCTGTACAACAAAACGGTTTTCGAAACCATTGAGAGAAAACTCGGAAAGAGAAACGCCGTCGTTTTCGCAAGATCCGCAACGGCGGGAAGTCAAAAATTCCCCGTTCACTGGGGAGGGGATTGTCTTGCCTCCTACGAGTCCATGGCAGAGACCCTGAGAGGAGGACTCTCTCTATCACTGTGTGGTTTTGGTTTCTGGAGCCACGACATCGGTGGTTTTGAGGACATCACAACGGCAGATCTGTACAAAAGATGGGTTGCTTTTGGCCTTCTTTCCTCCCACAGCAGGCTTCACGGTAACTCGATGTACAAGGTTCCATGGAACTTCGACGAAGAGGCAGTAGAGGTTCTCAGATTTTTCACGAAACTGAAATGCCGACTGATGCCGTACATCTTCTCCTGTGCAGTTGAAGCACATAAGAAGGGAATTCCCGTCATGAGACCCATGATTTTAGAGTTTCCAGACGATCCCACCTGTTCTTATCTGGACAAACAGTACATGCTTGGAGAATCGCTCCTCGTTGCCCCGATCTTCAGCGAAACTGGAGAGGTAACTTATTATCTTCCAGATGGAATCTGGACACATCTTCTCACGGGAGAAAGGGTGGAAGGAGGACGATGGAGAACGGAAAGGTACGACTATTTCGGTCTTCCTCTCTTTGTGAGACCGAACACCATCCTTCCCACGGGAAACACAGACAACAGGCCAGACTACGACTATGCAGACGGTGTCACGCTGAACGTCTTTGAAATATCCAGCAAAACGGCGAATGTCTACAACACATCCGGTGATCTCGAACTGTCCGTGAAGGTGGAAAGGAAGGAGAATGAAATACACGTTGAAGTTCTGAGGAACTCAGGGAAACCCTGGAAATTGTTCTTCTGGAATGAAAGAGTTGAAAACTTCGAAGGAGCAGAAATAGAAGAGACAGAAAAGGGAACAGCGGTAATCCTCAGATCTCAGAAAGCCATCCTGGAAGCAAAATGA